In a single window of the Flavivirga spongiicola genome:
- a CDS encoding DUF1501 domain-containing protein, translating to MQKPLSRREMLDICKGGFGSLAFMSLFGVLPTACGRSEKSILDVSSNLNLGPHHLPKAKNIIFLYMDGGVSQVDSFDPKPRLAKENGQDPRKKFKVDATQFNNVGKILKSPWEFKQYGDCGMPVSELFPHIATCVDDIALIRSMTSQFPEHTNANYFLHTGSGLQGRPSMGSWMTYGLGSENKNIPGYVVLDGGLIPPGGLDNFKNGFLPASYQASILRAGAQPVANIKPKEKIKNLQEQKLGFINQLDQQQLAKIGEVDAVESAISNYELAYKMQSSIPELTEFKAETKATKKLYGFESDDPHTRGYAAQCLLARRLVERGVRFIELTCPKVSADRWDQHGNLKDGHERNAHAVDQPIAGLLKDLKSRGLLEETLVVWTGEFGRTPFAQGSNGRDHNPSACSMWMAGAGIKGGTIFGRTDDYGYRVIENEVTVHDLHATMMHLMGINHEHLTFRFGGRDMRLTDVHGHIIKDILA from the coding sequence ATGCAAAAACCACTCTCACGACGTGAGATGTTAGATATCTGTAAAGGCGGCTTTGGATCACTCGCTTTTATGAGTTTATTTGGAGTGCTCCCTACGGCTTGTGGTCGATCAGAAAAATCAATTTTGGATGTTAGTTCAAATCTTAACTTAGGGCCGCACCATTTACCAAAGGCAAAAAATATTATCTTTCTTTATATGGATGGTGGGGTTTCGCAAGTAGATTCTTTTGATCCCAAACCAAGGCTTGCAAAAGAAAATGGACAAGACCCGAGAAAAAAGTTTAAAGTTGATGCTACACAGTTTAATAATGTAGGTAAGATTTTAAAAAGCCCATGGGAATTTAAACAATACGGAGATTGTGGAATGCCAGTTAGTGAGCTCTTTCCACATATTGCTACATGCGTTGATGATATTGCATTGATTAGATCCATGACATCACAATTTCCTGAGCATACCAATGCGAACTATTTTTTGCATACAGGTAGTGGGCTTCAAGGTAGACCGAGTATGGGCTCTTGGATGACTTACGGTTTAGGAAGCGAAAACAAAAACATACCAGGATATGTCGTTTTAGATGGCGGTTTAATTCCTCCAGGAGGTCTAGACAATTTTAAAAATGGTTTTTTACCTGCTTCTTATCAAGCATCCATTTTAAGGGCAGGAGCCCAACCTGTTGCTAATATTAAACCTAAAGAGAAAATTAAAAATTTGCAAGAACAAAAACTTGGGTTTATAAATCAATTAGATCAACAACAATTAGCAAAAATAGGAGAAGTAGATGCTGTAGAATCTGCCATTTCTAATTACGAATTGGCTTATAAAATGCAATCCTCCATTCCAGAATTAACAGAATTTAAGGCAGAAACAAAAGCTACTAAAAAATTATACGGTTTTGAATCTGATGATCCTCATACACGTGGTTACGCAGCGCAATGTTTATTAGCGCGTAGATTGGTAGAAAGAGGAGTTCGTTTTATAGAATTAACATGCCCTAAAGTAAGTGCAGACCGTTGGGATCAGCACGGAAATTTAAAAGATGGGCATGAAAGAAATGCCCATGCTGTCGATCAACCAATAGCTGGTCTTTTAAAAGATTTAAAATCGAGAGGATTGCTGGAAGAAACTTTGGTGGTTTGGACAGGTGAGTTTGGACGAACGCCTTTTGCACAAGGATCGAATGGACGTGATCACAATCCGTCGGCATGCAGTATGTGGATGGCTGGAGCTGGCATAAAAGGAGGTACCATATTTGGGAGAACAGATGATTATGGATACAGAGTTATTGAAAACGAAGTTACGGTACATGACCTTCATGCTACCATGATGCATTTAATGGGAATTAATCATGAGCATTTAACGTTTCGTTTTGGTGGTCGTGATATGAGATTGACAGATGTGCATGGACATATAATTAAAGACATATTAGCTTAA